A single region of the Coregonus clupeaformis isolate EN_2021a chromosome 40, ASM2061545v1, whole genome shotgun sequence genome encodes:
- the LOC121554997 gene encoding ATP synthase F(0) complex subunit C2, mitochondrial — translation MYACAKFVSTPALVRAGSRALYRPLSACMMSRPEVNTENNVAVMPQSPFTQVALRGFQTSAVSRDIDTAAKFIGAGAATVGVAGSGAGIGTVFGSLIIGYARNPSLKQQLFSYAILGFALSEAMGLFCLMVAFLILFAM, via the exons ATGTACGCCTGTGCAAAGTTCGTCTCCACGCCGGCTCTG GTCCGTGCTGGTTCCCGGGCCCTTTACAGACCCCTGTCTGCCTGTATGATGTCCAGGCCCGAGGTCAACACAGAG AACAATGTAGCCGTCATGCCACAGAGCCCCTTCACCCAAGTAGCACTGAGAGGCTTCCAGACCAGTGCTGTGAGCAGGGACATTGACACAGCCGCCAAATTCATTGGCGCTGGAGCAGCCACAGTCGGAGTGGCTGGATCCGGTGCTGGAATTGGAACAGTGTTTGGAAGTCTCATTATTGGATATGCCAG GAACCCATCTCTGAAGCAGCAGCTGTTCTCCTACGCTATCCTGGGATTCGCCCTGTCTGAAGCCATGGGTCTATTCTGTTTGATGGTTGCTTTCTTAATCTTGTTTGCTATGTAA